The sequence ATGAAACAAGTCGTCACCGTCGTTTCACCGCATCTGGCCGAGAACGTTCTCGCAGCCCTTCGTCGGGCTCCGCTGGAAGGGTTGAGTGTGATGGAGGTCAAAGGCTACGGCCGCCAAAAAAGCTACCTCGATCAGTACCAAGACACCGAGTACTCCGAGGCGTTTGTGCCCAAGGTCGAGATCACACTCTGGGTCGATGACTTGCGTCTTGAAGAAGTCCTCGACAAGATTGTCGAAGTCACCCGCACCGGCCGCATCGGCGACGGCAAGATCCTGGTCATGCCAGTTGCCTCGTTCATTTGATCGAAGCAAGTTCGCGTCATAACCCGCCGCGTGAGCAAGGCCGCGCGCAACCTATCAGCGTCGTCGTCCGCAACGATTCGCTAGACGAGAACCGGGCTTAACGGCCGCCGGCTGATTGGTGCCGTGATCCTCCGTCGCCCGTAGCTGGAATCGCCAGATTTCAGATCCCCGCTACGCCTTCGTACCTTCATCGCCTTCGCAACCCGCCGCGTTAGCAGGGCCGCGCGCAGAGCCCCGCGACCATCAGCACTCCCGCAAGCTCAGGCATCGTTCCTTTGCCACAACAATATGGTCCAGCACTGAGATGCCGATCAGCTTGCCGGCCTCCGTCAATCGCTCCGTCACCGCATGATCTTCGCGGCTGGGCGTTGGGTCACCCGACGGATGGTTGTGGACCAGCAACACCGCCGCGGCCGCGTCTCGGATCGCCGGCCGGAACACTTCGCGAGGATGCACCAGCGAACTGTCCAGCGTTCCCACGGTGATGCGATGCGTGCGAATCGGTTTGTGCTTGGTGTCCAGCGTCACGATGTGGAACTCTTCCTGCACCGCATCGCCAGCCAAGTAAGCGAACTTCTGCGCGCAGTACTCGGTCGCTTCCGTGGTGCTCGTGATTTTGACGATTTGCACCGGACGTTCGCGAGCCGCTTCGGTTGCTCGCCGGCCCAGTTCGATCCCGGCCATGATTTGGCAGTAACTGGCTTTCGTCACCGCTTTGGTGATGTGTCGCAATTCCGAAACGCTTTGTTCGCGAATCGCGTCCAGTTCCTCATCGAAGTGATTGGCCAGCTTTGTGCCTCCCGTCGTGGCCGATTCACCGACCACGCCGACGCGAATCAGGATCGCCAACAGGTCGGCGTTGGAGAGCGACGCCGCACCATCACGCAACAAACGTTCTCGCGGTCGTTCTTCTTCCGGTCGCTCTTTGACTTGATCACCATGGATCTGATCTTGGATCCATCGGTCAATCAATTGGATTGGGTCCGTGGAGGCCCATGTGTAGTGAAGTTCATCGTCGGAATGAACTCGCTCGAGCACACCGGCTCGCACCACTGCGTTGATGGTTCGTGTGACAAAGCCCGCTTGGGTTTCTTCCACCAATTCAGTGAGTTCGCTTTGGCGAAACTGAGAGTGATAGGCCAACGGGTAAAGAATGGCTTGCAAACGTTGACGTCGGGTTTCGCTCATCGGGCAACTCTTCGACCTCGAACATCTAGGATTTCGAACACAGCGAAGATAACCTAAATTCACTCCACGCCTTTTGTTGGGCATCAATTTGACGCGCCCGCGACCTCTGTTTGTATCGCAACATGCCATCCATCTTCTCGAAAATCATCGCCAAAGAAATTCCGGCTGACATCGTCTACGAAGACGACCTGTGTCTGGCGTTTCGTGACATCGCTCCCAAAGCTCCCACGCACATCTTGGTCATTCCCAAACGCGAGATCGTGTCGCTCGCGGATTTGACGGACGAGGACCAGGAGGCCATGGGCCGCTGCGTCGTCGTCGCATCCAAAGTCGCTGCAGACGAAGGATTGGGCGACGGATATCGGTTGGTCGTCAACACGGGCTCCGACGGCGGACAAGAAGTCCCGCACGTCCACTTTCACCTGCTCGGCGGCCGCAAAATGACCTGGCCACCAGGCTGAGCCCCGCCCCCGCCCATACGACTACACCAACGTAGCCGGATTCGCCAAGAATTCGGACCGCACACCAACGTAGCCGGATTCGCCAAGAATTCGGACCGCACCAAAATCCCAACCCGCCGCGTCAGCAAGGCCGAGCGTGAGCCTGTCGGGATCGCCGTCAGCAGGATTCGCTTGACGAGAACCGGGCCTAACGGCCATCGGCTAATCAATTCAACGGCCCGCTATCGTCATCTCGTCATAACCCGCCGCGTCAGCAAGGCGTCTTCACCGCGCGACCAGAGTAGAACATTTGTCTCAAATGTTCCGTCGAGCCCCGCTTCCATCCATGCCCCGTTGTTCCGCCGTCACCACGCGATCCCCGACGCAGAAACTGACGCCTCCTTCATCCGTAGCCGGATTCGCCAAGAATTCGGACCGCACCAAAATCCCAACCCGCCGCGTCAGCAAGGCCGAACCTGAGCCTGTCGAGATCGCCTTCATCAGGATTCGCTGGACAAGAACCGGGCCTAACGGCCATCGGCTAATCAATTCAGTGACCCGCTATCGTCGTTCGCTATCTCGTCCCAACCCGCCGCGTCAGCAAGGCCGAACGTGAGCCTGTCGGGATCGCCTTCATCAGGATTCGCTTGACGAGAACCGGGCCTAACGGCCATCGGCTAATCAATTCAACGACCCGCTATCGTCGTTCTCCATCACGTCATAACCCGCCGCGTCAGCAAGGCAACTCCCGCCAACTTGACCCTTTTTCCAGCCACTTCTCAATTCTTCCCTCGCTCACATTCAATTT is a genomic window of Rhodopirellula bahusiensis containing:
- a CDS encoding histidine triad nucleotide-binding protein — protein: MPSIFSKIIAKEIPADIVYEDDLCLAFRDIAPKAPTHILVIPKREIVSLADLTDEDQEAMGRCVVVASKVAADEGLGDGYRLVVNTGSDGGQEVPHVHFHLLGGRKMTWPPG
- a CDS encoding P-II family nitrogen regulator gives rise to the protein MPDAIMKQVVTVVSPHLAENVLAALRRAPLEGLSVMEVKGYGRQKSYLDQYQDTEYSEAFVPKVEITLWVDDLRLEEVLDKIVEVTRTGRIGDGKILVMPVASFI
- the radC gene encoding RadC family protein, producing MSETRRQRLQAILYPLAYHSQFRQSELTELVEETQAGFVTRTINAVVRAGVLERVHSDDELHYTWASTDPIQLIDRWIQDQIHGDQVKERPEEERPRERLLRDGAASLSNADLLAILIRVGVVGESATTGGTKLANHFDEELDAIREQSVSELRHITKAVTKASYCQIMAGIELGRRATEAARERPVQIVKITSTTEATEYCAQKFAYLAGDAVQEEFHIVTLDTKHKPIRTHRITVGTLDSSLVHPREVFRPAIRDAAAAVLLVHNHPSGDPTPSREDHAVTERLTEAGKLIGISVLDHIVVAKERCLSLREC